A window from Aerococcus sp. Group 1 encodes these proteins:
- a CDS encoding ABC transporter ATP-binding protein gives MLKILKRIPIHLILLSIFFAFAQGLAELVLPTFTAGLVNQGIVPGDFSAISRIAIQMLGVTLIIVSSALANIWFASQASQGLGKDLRDTIYAKVQRLSKDTYDHFGGASLITRSSSDIMQIELTTMMVLRMFLLAPAMLIASLVMAYRASALLSQTYLVTIPLVIISLALVLYFASPLFRAMQAKVDNMNLIFREGLTGIRVIRAFNKSDYESKRFAKANEDYRQTAVGAQIRLAFLLPALLLILNLTTIYINWFGGHLVANQQLSIGVILSFVSYTSIMGISFAFIGMMFVLIPRAQVSAERINQVLDAPEKIHSPADGGKTFYPKRQARLDFDHVNYSYQGAESNVLTDINFSIKAGETLGIIGGTGSGKSTIANLILRFYERSSGDIKINGEKIESYNLDALRDYIAYVPQKANLFKGNIRSNLEFGKEQASDEEIWQNLKIAQAADFVSNLPDGIDYRVEQRGSNFSGGQKQRLCIARALMKDAAILIFDDSFSALDAKTDVNLRQALSQYAKNKITLIISQKVSTIREADKILVLEDNGSVAGLGNHDTLMETSPLYASIVSSQLKEVSE, from the coding sequence ATGTTAAAAATATTAAAACGCATCCCCATACACTTAATCTTGCTTAGTATCTTCTTTGCATTTGCCCAAGGGCTTGCTGAGTTAGTCTTACCAACTTTCACCGCTGGCCTAGTTAACCAAGGGATTGTTCCTGGCGATTTTTCAGCCATTAGCCGAATTGCTATCCAGATGCTAGGTGTCACCCTAATCATTGTTAGTTCTGCCCTAGCAAATATCTGGTTTGCTTCACAAGCCTCACAAGGACTGGGAAAAGATTTACGAGATACCATCTACGCTAAAGTACAACGCTTATCGAAAGACACTTACGATCATTTTGGTGGTGCCTCTCTGATTACTCGGAGCTCAAGTGACATTATGCAAATTGAATTGACCACAATGATGGTCTTACGAATGTTTCTATTGGCTCCGGCTATGCTTATTGCTAGCTTAGTGATGGCCTACCGAGCAAGCGCCTTACTTAGTCAAACCTATCTGGTTACCATTCCCCTAGTTATTATCTCTTTAGCCTTAGTCCTCTATTTCGCCTCCCCCTTATTCCGCGCCATGCAAGCCAAGGTGGACAATATGAACCTTATCTTTAGAGAGGGACTAACTGGTATTCGCGTCATTCGCGCCTTTAATAAGAGTGACTATGAATCCAAGCGCTTTGCTAAGGCCAATGAAGACTATCGGCAAACGGCTGTTGGCGCCCAAATTCGCTTAGCTTTCCTACTCCCTGCCCTACTCTTAATTTTGAACCTAACCACGATTTATATTAACTGGTTCGGGGGGCATTTAGTCGCCAACCAACAACTCAGCATTGGAGTTATTCTTTCCTTTGTTTCCTATACATCCATTATGGGAATATCCTTTGCCTTTATCGGCATGATGTTTGTTCTCATCCCAAGAGCCCAAGTTTCAGCTGAACGGATTAACCAAGTCCTCGATGCTCCCGAAAAAATTCATTCCCCTGCTGATGGTGGCAAGACTTTTTACCCTAAGCGGCAAGCTAGACTAGATTTTGACCATGTCAATTACAGCTATCAAGGGGCAGAATCTAATGTTTTAACCGATATTAATTTCTCTATCAAAGCTGGGGAAACCTTAGGAATCATTGGCGGGACAGGTTCGGGAAAATCAACAATTGCTAACCTCATCCTGCGCTTCTATGAACGTTCTAGTGGCGACATCAAGATTAATGGCGAAAAAATTGAAAGTTATAATCTTGATGCTCTACGTGACTATATCGCCTACGTTCCTCAAAAGGCCAACCTTTTTAAAGGAAATATCCGATCTAACTTAGAATTTGGTAAGGAGCAGGCTAGTGATGAAGAAATTTGGCAAAACTTAAAGATTGCTCAAGCTGCTGACTTTGTGTCAAACTTACCCGATGGCATTGACTACCGGGTCGAGCAACGCGGTTCAAATTTCTCAGGAGGACAAAAGCAACGTCTCTGCATCGCCAGAGCCCTGATGAAGGATGCGGCTATTTTAATCTTTGATGACTCCTTTTCTGCCTTAGATGCTAAAACAGATGTCAACCTAAGACAGGCACTGAGTCAGTACGCCAAGAATAAAATTACCCTTATTATTTCGCAAAAGGTCTCTACAATTAGGGAAGCTGATAAAATTTTAGTCTTAGAAGACAATGGGAGTGTGGCTGGTTTAGGTAACCATGATACTTTAATGGAAACTTCGCCTTTATATGCTTCTATTGTGTCATCACAACTCAAGGAGGTGAGTGAATAA
- a CDS encoding MarR family winged helix-turn-helix transcriptional regulator: MEFVKDHLSTLLFQVATLEKSYIDKQVKKANLNIIQAKSLYYIHLHPQLIQKELAEYLDKPHATTSNIVTSLENKGYLYRKQISGNEQKKYLFLTPQGEKLAKEIQFIFDQLEEIVTNNLSLNEKKKSKNYSNVFTIIYKNKNKKGVAYVKNIKTHPHTLNLA; this comes from the coding sequence TCTTTCAGGTAGCGACTTTAGAAAAAAGCTATATCGACAAACAGGTTAAAAAAGCTAATCTAAATATCATTCAAGCCAAGAGTCTTTACTATATCCATCTCCATCCCCAGCTCATCCAAAAAGAGCTTGCAGAATATTTGGATAAACCCCATGCTACGACCAGTAATATTGTAACTAGTCTGGAAAATAAAGGTTATCTTTATCGCAAACAAATTTCTGGGAATGAACAAAAGAAATACCTGTTCTTAACGCCACAGGGAGAAAAACTGGCTAAAGAAATCCAATTCATTTTTGACCAACTTGAAGAAATTGTGACTAACAATTTATCCTTAAATGAAAAAAAGAAATCCAAGAATTACTCAAACGTATTCACAATAATTTACAAGAACAAAAATAAGAAAGGAGTCGCCTATGTTAAAAATATTAAAACGCATCCCCATACACTTAATCTTGCTTAG
- a CDS encoding ABC transporter ATP-binding protein, with product MGRRTPKSTSKALKRLFKFFGHYQKSFIAVVILSVAATIAETVAPKILGQATTLIAEGVSQGLQEMNGQMGYKIDFTGIFRVLLVVAALYIATSIGRYFQNYLLSHAVQGTIANLRQAMRDKLNKLPISTIDHLSTGEILSRAINDIENIARTLQQNIAQTIMSITQLIGVVTMILMISPKIGGLMILTVLFAVFLVSRITPITQRLFADRQRIQGSINDHIEEDYNGQIEIRAFNQQGHKRDLFEEETDAYYKTSQRAEFFSGFLYPMVNFIRNLDYVLIAFVGGIDILQGRLPLGDVQALLQYNPQLYQPISNLATIVNQIQSTLASAERVFEFLDLEEMEVTHSDYSVIDTDKKVIFDNVYFGYDDDHYTLKDYNLDVNEGETIAIVGPTGAGKTTLINLLERFYDVDKGSIKIDGKDIRDYSREDVSKQMGMVLQDTWLFNGSIYDNIAYGDHNQSVSEEEVYAAAKTAHVDDFVRKLPDGYDTIINEDASNISQGQRQLITIARALVATPDILILDEATSSIDTRTEELIQKATEKLLKGRTSFVIAHRLSTIQDADQIIVMDQGRIIEKGNHESLMEKRGFYYGLYSAQFQED from the coding sequence ATGGGAAGACGTACACCAAAATCAACTAGCAAAGCCCTTAAACGTCTTTTTAAATTTTTCGGTCACTATCAAAAATCATTCATTGCGGTTGTAATCCTTTCGGTGGCAGCAACGATAGCCGAAACCGTTGCGCCTAAAATTTTAGGACAAGCAACGACCTTGATTGCTGAAGGGGTCAGCCAAGGCCTACAAGAAATGAATGGACAAATGGGCTATAAGATTGACTTTACCGGGATTTTCCGTGTGCTTCTAGTGGTCGCTGCCTTATATATCGCCACTAGTATTGGCCGTTACTTCCAAAATTATTTACTTTCACATGCCGTACAGGGAACAATTGCTAATCTCCGCCAAGCCATGCGAGATAAATTGAACAAGCTTCCAATTAGTACCATTGATCATTTATCGACCGGTGAAATTTTGAGTCGGGCTATTAATGATATTGAAAATATTGCCCGTACCCTGCAACAAAATATCGCTCAGACCATTATGAGTATCACCCAATTAATTGGTGTAGTAACGATGATCCTCATGATCAGTCCCAAAATTGGGGGGCTTATGATATTAACTGTTCTATTTGCTGTTTTCCTAGTCAGCCGCATCACACCAATAACTCAAAGACTCTTTGCTGACCGGCAAAGAATTCAAGGAAGCATTAATGACCATATTGAGGAAGACTATAATGGTCAAATTGAAATTCGTGCTTTCAACCAACAAGGCCATAAGCGCGATCTATTTGAAGAAGAAACCGATGCTTATTATAAAACCTCACAACGGGCAGAATTCTTTTCTGGTTTTCTCTATCCCATGGTTAACTTTATCCGTAATTTAGATTACGTCCTCATTGCTTTTGTCGGGGGGATAGATATTTTACAAGGTCGTCTACCACTCGGGGACGTCCAAGCCCTCTTGCAATACAACCCACAACTTTACCAACCCATTTCTAACCTTGCTACTATCGTTAACCAAATTCAAAGTACCCTAGCTTCCGCAGAACGGGTATTTGAATTCCTAGATCTGGAGGAAATGGAAGTAACCCATAGCGACTACTCCGTTATTGACACTGATAAAAAAGTAATCTTTGACAATGTTTATTTTGGTTATGATGACGACCATTACACTTTAAAAGATTATAATTTGGATGTTAATGAGGGCGAAACTATTGCTATCGTTGGCCCTACTGGTGCTGGTAAAACGACTCTAATTAACTTATTAGAACGTTTCTACGACGTCGATAAAGGCAGTATTAAAATTGATGGTAAAGATATTCGTGACTATTCCCGCGAGGATGTTAGTAAACAAATGGGCATGGTCTTACAAGATACCTGGCTATTTAACGGAAGTATTTATGATAATATCGCATACGGTGATCATAACCAATCTGTTTCAGAGGAAGAAGTTTATGCTGCAGCTAAAACTGCCCATGTCGATGACTTTGTTCGGAAATTGCCTGATGGCTACGACACCATCATTAATGAAGATGCTTCAAATATTTCTCAGGGGCAAAGACAGCTCATTACGATTGCCCGTGCCCTAGTAGCCACACCAGATATCTTAATCTTAGATGAAGCGACCTCAAGTATTGACACACGCACTGAAGAATTAATTCAGAAAGCAACCGAAAAATTACTTAAAGGACGAACCAGTTTTGTGATTGCTCACCGTTTAAGTACGATTCAGGATGCTGATCAAATTATTGTTATGGACCAAGGAAGAATTATTGAAAAAGGTAACCATGAAAGTCTAATGGAAAAACGAGGCTTCTATTACGGCTTGTATAGCGCCCAATTCCAAGAAGATTAA